In Herpetosiphonaceae bacterium, the sequence CCAGCATAGCCGCGCGCGCCGATGCTGCCGGTCCTGATCGGCGCGGATCGCTGATACGGCTCGCGCTCGCCCACAGTCGTCGCGGCCATACCCTCACCGCTCTCGTCGGGCCACTGCGCCAGCAACTGCGCCCACTCGTCGCGCAGCTCTTCACGTCGCGCAGCATAGTAGATATGATCCACGCCGTCTTCGTCGCGGTAAACCAGATCGACCTGGGAGCGCATCGGACGCATGTAGCCGAGGTTGCCCCACCAGCGCACTGTGCGTTCGTCGAGCGCCTTATCGACGATATGCATCCGCGCGGCATACTCGCGCACCGAGCCTTCCTTGAGTTCTTCGGCCCGCCAGGGCGCGCTGATCTCGCCGTTCCGCAGATCGCGGAACGCAATCCGGCGCACACCCTCGTCGTCAAGCACATCGCTGACGACCTCGATGCCGGTGCGCGGACGCGGCACGCGAATAAAGCGCAGCCACGCATCCGAGAGCTTCTCACGGAGCACGCCTCGATACTCTTCAAACGAGTCGCCGTTGGCGTGCTTCATCGCAATATCGAAGAGCGGAGCGCCGGAGGCGGCGCGGGTGATCGCCCAGATGCCGCCGCGACCCCGCCAGCGCCAGCGGCGGTCGCCAAAGGAGGGATCGCCGACAACCGGCGCGATAAGCCGCTCCGGCGGCTCCACGCGCAGCGCAAACGGCATCCGCTCGCGCTCGTCGACACTGGGACGCGGCTCTCTGCTATTAAGGGCACGCGGCTTATCGGCCAGCGCCGGGCCATCGCCATCCGCCGCATCGCCATCGCCTGAGCGCAGATCGCCGAGCAGCACGTTCCAGGCTTCGCTGAGGCCCCAATCGCTCACGCCATAGAAGATATGATCGATCACGCCGTTGGCATCGCGATGCACCAGATCGAACTTTGTACGCCCGCCCTGCTGGTAGGCGCGCAGCAGGCCCAGCCGCCCGGCCCATCTGATCTGCGAATAAATATCGATGCGGCCTTCGCGCAGATCTTCATGCCGCGCGATGGCATACTGCCACAAGCCCTGCGCCCGATCGCGCGAGACGCCCGGCGTGGTACGCAGATCACGAATTTCGTAGAGCCACTCGCCGTTGCGGCGCTGCGCATCGACGATCTCGACGCCCGAACGCGGCAGCTCCAGATCCTGGCCGTTATCGAGCGGCGAGGTGGCTCCTTGCGCCAGCGCCCGCCGCGCAAGCTGCACGATCTCGCCCCGCGTCGCCGGGACGCTCTGCGCGTTGCGCCGCACATAGATCGCGCCCTCGCGAGTGACATA encodes:
- a CDS encoding ATP-binding protein → MEFLEQLERTRRATPADHQQLDEYYRLLRKITVLPGFEFTSHYGAHVLGIFAPATPIGVIEATLLQLGVAPDKLKAGTTSVPDTEHVTDSYEIIARAGGIVIAAHANGPAGVITETLRMGTSGQSRIAATQSPFLNALEFINFYTDHGTFTNPAFYNGKTEHYERAMFCIQGSDAHRVRRAPSGTDATHKHGIGDRYFEALLPEASFAALRELFQTQNFDHLRVPKRDQKQWEIDQLRFGHSTERQILRSVTDSIDLLVRDIAALSNTGGGTLVIGAIESAPGEVQGVARPEQVAAHLRSAVEQQIEPVPTLSLELLRYEGQDVIRVEVSATQLPPYVTREGAIYVRRNAQSVPATRGEIVQLARRALAQGATSPLDNGQDLELPRSGVEIVDAQRRNGEWLYEIRDLRTTPGVSRDRAQGLWQYAIARHEDLREGRIDIYSQIRWAGRLGLLRAYQQGGRTKFDLVHRDANGVIDHIFYGVSDWGLSEAWNVLLGDLRSGDGDAADGDGPALADKPRALNSREPRPSVDERERMPFALRVEPPERLIAPVVGDPSFGDRRWRWRGRGGIWAITRAASGAPLFDIAMKHANGDSFEEYRGVLREKLSDAWLRFIRVPRPRTGIEVVSDVLDDEGVRRIAFRDLRNGEISAPWRAEELKEGSVREYAARMHIVDKALDERTVRWWGNLGYMRPMRSQVDLVYRDEDGVDHIYYAARREELRDEWAQLLAQWPDESGEGMAATTVGEREPYQRSAPIRTGSIGARGYAGKARIFSPPPWSRAAQMGAASAAARERHGSQPPLEPDAPDDPDLGQWADPASSDESIDHVDVAGFDQDEAAR